GCATTTCCCGCACATCTTTTTACCGCCCAGGTAGCAGGAATAAACATGCGCAAGCGGCGCTTGATTCCACAAACCCAGGCGGTAGATCTCTTTTTTGGCAAGATCCGCGACATAGCTGACCACCTTGACTTTTTTCAGCGTGCTGTATGCCAGGGTCTGGTTCATTGACCGGATAAACTGGCGTGAATTATCCGGGAACTGCCGCGCTTCCTCGGCATTGAAGCCCGTGGCGATTACGTCAGCGCCGTAATAATCGGCATAACACGCAGCAATGTTGATGAACAGGCCATTGCGGTTGGGCAGCCACAAACCGGATAGATGATTGGTGATTGGTGAATGGTTAAATTTTAACAAACGGCATTTCTTGAATTCCTGAAAGAACGGGAGCTTGACGACCTTGAGTTTTATCTTCAACGCTTGGCAGATCTTTCTTGACGCCTGGA
The genomic region above belongs to bacterium and contains:
- the queC gene encoding 7-cyano-7-deazaguanine synthase QueC → MTPSIVLLSGGLDSTVSAAAAVKKTKVLFALTFDYGQRAARMEIQASRKICQALKIKLKVVKLPFFQEFKKCRLLKFNHSPITNHLSGLWLPNRNGLFINIAACYADYYGADVIATGFNAEEARQFPDNSRQFIRSMNQTLAYSTLKKVKVVSYVADLAKKEIYRLGLWNQAPLAHVYSCYLGGKKMCGKCASCRKLLKAKKDNDIY